DNA sequence from the Tachysurus fulvidraco isolate hzauxx_2018 chromosome 1, HZAU_PFXX_2.0, whole genome shotgun sequence genome:
tcTCTGTGCTTAAGGGACAAAGCCAAAGGCCTTTATTGTGGGCTTCGGGCCCTCAGACGACATTGCATCACTCATCGGCATGATTGTTTCAAAGACATTACTAAATGGGCCCAGGAATATTTCCAGAAACCACTGTGAGTAAACACAATGTACCTTGCCAACTAAAGCTCTGTAATGCAAAAAGGAGGCCATATGTAAACATGGTCCAGAAGCGCCATCGTGTCCTTGtggaaactgccccacgggtattctggtcacgtcacatgtagccccgcccccaaaacaagcgaaatcaaaaatttgtacaacatggacatgtgacatatcaaaacactcagcacaataaggggaactgccccacgttattctggtcacgtcacatgctcatgtccactcacctccaaaagtattggcaccctagcggtccagtagctttcacaatctttctgtccactcgcctccaaaatgcaccggcctttgcgaatacttgcaccgtcaaagccaacatcaaagtttgtcgcgacgaactttacaaatctagttacatATTGTCCTTATTTCTTATGCTCTCCCATTGAAGTTACTGTGTTTGCAGTAGGTACCTGATTATTTCCTCACCATTTCTCACTTGTgcagtgtttcaggtgatgatgtgttcagtgtttcaggtgatgatgTGTTCAGTGCTTCAGGTgatgatgtgttcagtgtttcaggtgatgatgtgttcagtgtttcaggtgatgatgtgtgcagtgtttcaggTGAAGATGTGTACCAGCTGCATTGTTCCTCACcacctctttcttttcctcatcctcatgttcatcacaggtgagtgtgatCTCAGTGTCACTGCTCACACTGGACTCAGTTAGTCCCTCTGACAGTCTTACACACGTCTATTAAACAGGGTTTAGGATTCATTTCATTCACGTTTATGAGTTAATTTTTGTTCAGAGCATCAACGTGAAAATTCTTACTGCAGAGATTTTGTTTGCTGAATGTCATAgcatcattaaattaaatttaataggTTTCAttatattacatgtattatgTTCTGTTAAAGAGCATCATGGTCCGAGCTAGACTTCAtctggaattattattataacaaactATTTTAGAAGGAGCTCGTTCATCCAGCAGGGTCTCTATAGATCATCATACAGACCAGGAAATGCAGGAGGCGGCACAGAGAACGTAGGCAAAAGTAGGGATGTTGTGCAGGACTACAGGAAAGGCTAAAGAGAGCAGCACATAAACCTGCACTGCCCAGCATCCTCTTCACAAACTCCTAATAAACGGgtaacaaaacagaaaaactggAGCTGATCATGTTGGGGGgaaaacagtgaaattcttcatTAAGTTCATTAAGCAGTTGTACAATGAACCTGAATTTGTTTGCTAAAATATTGTGTCGTGCTGCTGAGTGTCAGGATTGGAAAAGTGTTCATAAACTGTGTTATGAAGAACCTCAGAATTTAACTGTAAGCCTGTTAAATTCTTACTTGCAAATTAACTGaaatatgtaatttatataGCTTTAATAAACCTAACTAGCTCACCCTAAATCTGCAAGAACAATCTAGCTAGCTGAGGCTAGCACAATAATCCCTGACggatctgcgctgatccctgacaatgAAATGTCCCAGAGGGACATTCAGAACTGTAACCTCCTGTGTTTCACTCATATAGGGATGAACCCAGCGGTATCagtaggtttttatttttttgcacaggcCTGTGTAATGGTTCAATGACCCAATTTTTTGTTCAACAGGAAAAATTTCAAATTGTACCTCTTCTCAGTGGAAGAAaccataaataaacaagaatgcatgtttttttttgtttttatgtcatttcCATGCAATGAATAAACACGGTCATAACGGCAGGCAATTTGGAAAAACAGCCCTGATATGTAAATGAGGGAGAAATAATTAAATCTAAAGCTACACAAAAAGAACAAGACTgtaataaaaggtaaaaaaatccagttcactttttttatattaaaaataaatcatcttgtgtatttttatgcagatttgtgacatcattaattaattagtaaataaatatttaacagtttTGAGGTTGATTAACagatttgtgcaaaaaaaaatgtatgtatttttatattagtttagtttcgtgtttttaaaatgtccacAAGGGTTAAGATCATTACCaccttcattttatatttatctcatgtttatttcactttttgcatctttttttttataacaatctTAACTTTATTTCACAAGaagcatgtgtatgtgacaaaatgtgtttgagatgattttaatataattatatgtacatgtatagatttatattttattctgtttatctgcttttctctttcagttcctGTATCAGCTGTCACTACTGTAAAGGTGGAGTTTAATCAGACTGCTGCTCTGCCCTGTAATCGGAGATGTTTTCGTCATGTCACATGGACTCTGTTCAATAACCAAAGTAATATAGTGGCTCAGTGTGATCAGACATCCTGCTGGCTAGCAGAAGGATTTAAAATCTCCCATAATCAGTATCTGAAGAGAGATCTGACCCTCACCATCCCTGTAGCTGATGACAGTAAGAGGAACATATACACGTGTTGGTGTGATGGCAAAGACGTTAATGATGTGCGTCTCAGCATCAGGTGTAAGTGTGTTTACAGCTCTATAGTTTATAAACTCTCACTGATTTAGGTTTAGTGTGTTATATTTATGTAACCAGTACATTGGATTCACATTAAAGAAAAGGAGAACAATATGTACGAGGTCTGAGATCACCAAACAATTAAAATAGCAATTTATCTTGATGTCTGGAGTCCCGGGTTCGGGGTCTCACACCAAAAAAATAGATAAGAATTGTGTGTCTGCACTTATATGAAATCTAGCCTTAGTATAACTGCTTGAATAAAAGCACGAACATCAAAATTAACCaaaatgaataatgtatttactaactttattttttactttgaaaCTGTATTGCAGGTTAACTTTCTTGTTCTGGTcaaatttaacaaagaaaaacatttttttttaaaggagcaCAATTTACCCATTTAACAATAAgagatattatttaatatttccaataacaacaaaagaaaatagaaatatcCCAAACAGTCCAtggataaatgtataaataccaAAGTTCCCAGTTGAGGTAACGTTGAAGAAAACAAACTGTAGTTACAGTCCTGTGGGGGTGCAGTCCATCCGAATAGATTCCAGAGTAACACGTCCTTATCGACCCGAATCCAAATCAATAACACCGTGATGAAACAGACCCAGCTCATAGAAAACACATTGCTAAACCTAACGCAATGAAACAgttcagtacatacagtacatgtatttTACACGACTCTCTTTGGCTCTCAACGAAGGCGGtcgcattttctctccctctcctccccttACTTTGCCTGCTTTGCTTCTTTTGTCTCAtctattgtcttatactttgagagactctctcctcactgctctccaaactaaaatataattgatttcataaactggtctctcaatgcaattgacaccatcttctcGACGAGAAGCTTGGGTTCGGGGGAACCTGACTGGCCTGCCGGAACGTTCGCAGCTGGTTATACGATGGACGCGTGGGAGAAGTGGTGGGTCGTGTGTCTGGTGCctctttccgtggaggacattGAACAAGGCAGGAACGTTCGCAGctggcttgacccctaataataataagaaaactaacgataacaataggtgtctacgccccttcggggcttgacccctaataaatatagctgcaagcagcgatacCGGTGTCAAGACaatcagatgcgctcagaacaggtcgctgatgaaccataccaagtttagtagcgatatggcattgtttttaaaatctcgaaaaatggagaccagaatggactagtcgtgtaaattggaatgcgtctactcgccccaagaccaaacaatcccaatcttatctgctttcgGCTCCCATTAACCAGCACTGGCCTTGGCCAAGGCCGCTGTTGGAACAACAACTGATGCTGATTGTTGTCTCTCTCTAGGACCTAATCAAGGTTGTCTCCATGGCAAATTGCTGTgtatcgctatgacaatcttgcggactgagACACCAAGACTGGATGCTGGGAGCAACGACTCTCCAGGCCTACacttttacatacatacatacacacacatagtctgggggttgttttttttctcctcccttccctcatgttatactgtatttcttttcaattccctgTCCTCCTGTCCTGTCAAAACAACACCccccccttgtcatattgtatgtttggacaggttgatggctaatttcacggtacttgtgaccagtgacaatagaggctactactactactactactaaacatGTTATGCAttagatagaaaaagaaaaaaaaaacctacatatGTATATAAGTGCAAATAAGAAACACTTATTCTAAGTATGATAAATAGTGACAGATTTATTGGATAAATCGATTCAATTATTCGAGTGGGTTACATTTACATCCAGTTAAAATTCAGTCtggtgtttttttctcctcagccATCATCTCATCAGTTCAGGTGAAGCCTGGTGCAGATCTACAGCTGAATTTGCACATATCAGACCAAGTGGAGGTGATCTTTAAACACAGAAATTCAACAGATCCACATGGTGTACAgatctgcagtgtgtataaaagCTCACTAAACTGTACAGCTgaatacacacagagaacatcactcactaacacacttcttACACTGAGAGGAGTAAAGAGGACTGATGATGGAGATTACATCGTCACAGACACGGAGTATAACGAGAAACTTCATAATTACTCAGTAACAGTAAGAGGTACGTATTCAGTgtgatttgtgtctgtgtgtaaaattCAACAGTCTGATATTGGTCAGAAATCATCATGAACATtcagttaatataataaaataaaacttaaagttGCTCTGAAACTCGACCGTATGAGAACCTGTCattaaattctacattttctaCACACAGGTTTGTTTACTAGTAAATAAATTCTCCTGCAgatgatttacaaataaataaatgtttaaaactaaCACTGTAAATGAGGCCCAGTGGGTGTGTTATTGGTGTTCAGTTAATCACTAATaaacactgactgtgtgtgtgtgtgtgtgtgtgtgtgtgtgtgtgtgtgtgtgtgtgtgtgtgtgtgtgtgtgtgtggagtacaGATCAGAACAAAGATCAGGAGTGTGATCTACCAGTGTGGGCGATCATCCTGATAGCGGTGCTTCTGGTTGCTGCACTGATTGTGATAATCCTGATCCTGAGGATTATATATCACTGTAACCGAAGAGGTGATGTAAGTAACAGAGACATGCAGCACTGTGACATCAGAGATCACATGactgtgtgctgtaataaaCTCCACATCACCCTGATTAGACATCACTCAGTTACTACATGGACACTTCCACAGAACAAATATAATGATCAGCTACTgta
Encoded proteins:
- the LOC113657003 gene encoding uncharacterized protein LOC113657003, whose translation is MCTSCIVPHHLFLFLILMFITVPVSAVTTVKVEFNQTAALPCNRRCFRHVTWTLFNNQSNIVAQCDQTSCWLAEGFKISHNQYLKRDLTLTIPVADDSKRNIYTCWCDGKDVNDVRLSIRSIISSVQVKPGADLQLNLHISDQVEVIFKHRNSTDPHGVQICSVYKSSLNCTAEYTQRTSLTNTLLTLRGVKRTDDGDYIVTDTEYNEKLHNYSVTVRDQNKDQECDLPVWAIILIAVLLVAALIVIILILRIIYHCNRRGDYIVQRPKNGAGELQSFNGTIKMNLMEN